The segment GTTGGTctgcagatagatagatagatagatagatagatagatagatagatagataggtccACAGGTAGAAAGGTAGATAGGTATATAGGTAGGTAGGTCAGTTGGTCGgtctatagatagatagatagatagatagatagatagatagatacacaGGTAGATAGGTATATAGGTAGGTAAGTAGGTAGGTCGGTTGGTCGGTctacagatagatagatagacagatagacagatagatataGATcgataggtaggtagataggtcCACAGGTAGAAAGGCAGATAGGTATATAGGTAGGTAGGTCAGTTGGTCGgtctatagatagatagatagatagatagatagatagatacacaGGTAGATAGGTATATAGGTAGGTAAGTAGGTAGGTCGGTctacagatagacagatagatagatatagatcgataggtaggtagataggtacACAGGTAGAAAGGTAGATAGGTatataggtaggtaggtaggtaggtaggtcgGTTGGTTGGTctacagatagatagatagatagttaggtagatagatacatagatagctacaattttttttccctgttaaaggtttttttttggggggggggctgtgggtccaaaggacagagggttGTCAtctgttataaataaaattgaaatgaaattgAAATACATAGATCTGTAAGtaagtaggtaggtagatagatagatagatagatagatagatagatagatagatagataggtacaAAGGTAGATAGGTATagaggtaggtaggtaggtcgATCGGTCAGtagatagatacatagataGATCGGcaagtaggtaggtaggtagatcaTATAATGACACTGTAAATAAATCCTGCCAGAATCTTTATGAAACTCCTACATCATCATGTACAGAGTATCAGTCTACTGCAGTGACATTCAACTCACGGCCTGTGAGCCAACTCAGAACTGCAATAGGGTGCCAGGTGGCCCACTGAACTGCAGCTGCAACTACTaagatgagtgaggacagcaGCCGTAAAGGTTAAAACAGGCGATTCATTTATtatgtagatagatagatagatagatagatagataggtacaAAGGTAGATAGGTATagaggtaggtaggtaggttgATCAGTCAGtagatagatacatagataGATCGGcaagtaggtaggtaggtaggtcaTATAATGACACTGTAAATAAATCCTGCCAGAATCTTTATGAAACTCCTACATCATCATGTACAGAGTATCAGTCTACTGCAGTGACATTCAACTCACGGCCTGTGAGCCAACTCAGAACTGCAATAGGGTGCCAGGTGGCCCACTGAACTGCAGCTGCAACTACTaagatgagtgaggacagcaGCCGTCTAAAGGTTAAAAACAGGCgattcatttattatgtatattgATCggcctgagactgggaggtcgtgggttcgatCCTCTGCcaggtcataccaaagactataaaaatgggacccattgtctccctgcttggcactcagcatcaggggttggaattggggggttagatcaccacatgattcccgagtgcggcaccactgctgctcactgctccctcaggggatgggtcaatcggtgggactttaactttaactgatAAATATTGTTCAAAGCTTaattggggtcatcaggtgggtacCCTCCTTCACTGGTGCTCCGTGATAGACCCCCAACACCTCCAGAGGGCTCAGGCATCCCAGATGCACCCCCTCTGCTTTTACTCCTTTGAACTCTGCTGTTGTCAGTGGGATTTTGGGGTCCAAGTGTTGCCTCGCCTCTTGATCCACTCGCTTGTGTGTCCAGCAGCACCAGAGAAGGCTTCGATGGCCTGACACTGGGCTTGGCCTCGAATTTCCATTTCTTTAAGCAGTCTGGTAGTTGACATGCCCACGAAGCCTCTGTAGCCTACTTCAACTGGGCAAACCTTTGCTTTTCAGCTGCGTTGCTCAGCGTACTTAAGGCTCTTGTGCTTGTAGGCCTCCTCCACATCATCCTCAGTGCAGTGATGAGGACCAAAGCATGAGGTCTGGTCTGAGGTTAGTAGAGGCTATCTCAGATGGGAAGCATAGAGGCTGATTCAGATCAGCCAGTTACCTCCAGTCTCATTCCCCTCCCAGTTGGCTGGTATCTGATTTTACTGTACAGGTCCTAAATTGCTTCACACCTTCGCAGACAAACCCTCTTGTAATTGTAGGATGGAATGACAGAGGAAGTAGGGCATTGACAGATGTCTATCTCGTCTCCAGCGTAGCTGCTAGACACCTGATTGTGCCACCAGGCATAATAACCTCGTGTCAGGCTTGTCTTGCAGCCAACCAGATTCTGTGTCAGGTTTGCTTGAGATGGGCGGAGGGGCCACGTAGGGTCTTGGCCATACCATTGGCTGAGGTTCCTCAGGAATGGCAGGACATTGTAGGTGGCTCGTATTATTAATTAAGCTAGTTTGAGATGCTTCCATGTCCCACAACTTTCTCTTCTCAGCTCCCTCTTATCTCATCCACTGTCCTTGATGTGCTTGAGAGACGGCCTTTGCTCACCTCATTGCCTGCTCATGTTGGCGTACCTCCTTGACCAAAAGACCTCAAGGCTGAGATGGGGTTGCCTTGTACCAGGGTGGTCTGCTCCCTCCAAGGCCAGGGCCTCCTCGTCCTTGTTGCACATGTCCAACAATGTCCTGGTGTTTTAAGGGATGACTCTGCCTATTGCGGAGCTGCAGATGGGGTCCACTGTTTGGGCCACACATTGGTCACGGGATTCCGTCAGTGTCATTTCCAATCTGACTTTGAAGCATTCATACTCCTCTGCACGACTGGACATTGGGAGCTCTCGCAGGCCTTTTCCATACAGCCCTGTCTTGGTAATGCACCTGGGGAGACCTAGCCACTTTTTGGTAAATGAGCTGATTAGTGTCTCCAGTCTGTCAGCCTTAGAGATTGGGACCTCGTAGATGGTCAATGGCCACATTCGCCTGGGTAGGAGCCCGAATTGAAGGCACCAGATCTTCAACCTGCCACGGAGCAAGGACTTGTTGATACTCTCCAGAACACTGATGGTATCCTTCCTAAGCTGGTCCACTTGATTGGTGTCTTTGAGGGATGTGCTGAACCAACGTCCAAGACTTTTAACTGGCTtctaagacttggattatactgcatgagttaaGTGAGAgcttgtaaatggatgtttcgATATAGCTTTGCCGTTGTTGCATgcggtccccaatcaatcaataatacaatatgtttgctgttttcaacctgtcctcactcatctttgccaagaggcaaatTTAGTCGCAGCAGCCCCGCCCAGGTCAGGTGTAAACAGGGGTGTTTCTAgaatttgaggacattcagggCTTACTCCAGACCTCTCTCTGTGCAGGCAAgcaaaaaaataagttttataCATGAATTCAAGGTATCTCGGTATCAGCAACTGATTTAGAAACATTTTTCCTGGATGAACATGGGTGAATTATTATTAGGCCCCTTGCCTCCTCATTTTGCAGAAGTGGCCTCCAGGCAAAGCCAGTTGGATCCTCCTGGTCTGATGTGTAAAAATGAGTGTGTCTATAAACTGAACTGGTATGTTAGTGGGTGAGAGGTCAGATATCAGGCTGATGTTAGACTGACAACAGTTTTAGGAAACTACTGTTTTAGTGAGTGAAGACTTTTAAAGGGACGATGTTTCTGTAGGATGACTTCActgtaaagataaaaaaagaaaataaaagatgtttttggaaaaaagaCAACATCTGACAAAGTataaacatttttggaaagtttttaaaaagcgAGGACATTTTGATGGTTGTCACTTTGTTCTTTAAACTTGGTTTCTAAAATTCAGGGTCAGGAAAGTCCTCAAGGAATTACTGAAAAtcaatgcagtgtgtgtgtgtgtgtgtgtgtgtgtgtgtgtttgtaatctGACTCTGTTGTTTACTTCAACTGCAGCTGTTCACATCAGAGACTCTTcagtctgacctctgacctctgagaTATACATGAGAACTGCACAGGTACATATGTacgtgtacatgtgtgtatttaaatatttagtgCAGAtcttacacatttaaactaATGACAGAAGCACATTGTGCACACTCACTGTCATCATGTCACAGCTGCTGTTCACCCCTGACACACttcttctgttctgttttttggaGCTGCAGTCCTCCGCCTGCATGACCAGCAACCTGTCTTCACTCCCATTGGTCGACAGCTAATCCCAGGATGCGTGTGATTGGTCGAGGCGTGGAAGTCACTCGCTCAGAGAGTGATTGAGCGCTCAGgttcctctttctgtctctacTTTTAGAAGCAGCCAGCTAATGCTAACGTTgttgctgcagacagacaggaggtcaaaggtcacagcatGCTACAGGTCAGCATTCATTTTAACCGGTGACCGTGAACACACCACCAGTGAGTCAAAGCAAAGCAGATAATGAACAAGTTCATTAATGGTGTCAGCTCTGGGGTTGTTGTCAAGAAAAAAGGTCTCAAAACAGGAAATAGGTTTCCGAAGTGTAAAGATAGAGGTGTGATTTGATTCAGTCAGCGGGAAGATGACCTCAGATCAGCTTCCAGGACTTCCTGGAAGAACCTGAGACACACGGAGACACcctgagacacacagtgacacacactgaaacgcacacactgagacacacaccaTGGGACACCCTGAGACAGATGGATAAGTTTATTATTTCACTGTGAACAAACAGGTTTTACAGTGAAACAGATTCTGTTCTCACTAATGATAGAAAGTAATAAGTCATAGTCCACCAGCGCCCCCTGCAGGCTGCAGTGGTCATTACAGACCTCATTCCACAACCTGAATATTTTTAAGGGAGTGGCAGTAATACCACTGAACATTcaaggatctgagtacttcctccacaggctagatttaaaaaaacaaaaaacaacaactattacATTCATGTTTATCAGCCAATTTCACTGAAGCGTTTTTATATTCCAGGGTTTGTGATCTACATGTAAAAAGTTATATCAAAGTCTTGATATTTAGGCTATCATCGCTGCTGGACGCTCAGTGTAGGAATGTGTTAGCCTTACATGAACTTCATTACTTACATGGTGGAAAATAACTCATTGTCATTAGGAATCGTAAAAACTTTTGTCAAGCATGGATTCTGCTTATTTTCATAgaatttaacataattaatagctagctagctaacgctgtcTGATTACAGTAATATAGTAATTTTCACCCCTGCTCATTTTAGAAAGGACACcacaagaaaacatgttgttaGTTTATGTAATataacttaatgtgtgtttagattGGTTTCTGTCTGCCACCAGGCACGATTCTTGAAAATGAACGCTTGTTAGCATTtgagtgttagcatgctagctatcGCTGGCAGcaagaaataaacaacaaacaaataaatgatccATTGGCAATTTGATAATCTAGacaaacaacatgttttcttgtgGTGGCCTTTCTAAAATGAACAGTGGTAAAAGTTACAATATTCTATTTATGATGATGGAGTTAAAAATacagcgttagctagctagcgctATTTGAAAAGTTGTCAACTTCCACATTCAACTGCACTATTTAGGAACGTCTAGAAAAATgatagagctttttttttttagaaaaacacaGCTGCCGTTAGTTGCATTTGTTTACAGGCaagttgtgtcttttttaaaaaaaaaaataatggcaaCATTGACGAATCGCTGCAACAGGCTAACAGTCAATGAGGCATCtacataacaaaacaaacaccaatGAAAACGTTATgaatatattccatttctgccaacagatcCCCTGAACTTCTACAGACCACTCCTTTAATACATCGTAATAATACATGCTTTAATATAATGTTATGTCATAAACACGTCTTTGACTCTTCACGTAGCTgtttatcagtttattttcaaacaaacaaacaaacagaaaaaattcacttttttaacacaacaaagataaaacagataaaactTTGATACAAAATCTTAAAAAACTTCAGTGAACTCAGTTTCTACAGAAACTTCAAGTCTACGGACGAATAAATCCTGACGGGTCGTCTTCAGCTGACGTTCATTCTTTCACTCATTaaatcattcactcattcactcgtTCTTTGGGTCCGATCTGTTTATAAAACTGTTGCTGGAcgttttttctttctgctgtaaaaagtgacaaaatgcTGTCTGATAAAAtctgatgagtgtgtgtgtgttcagtgtgtgtatatgtgttgtgagtgtgttttgtgtgtcagtGCATGTTCAGTGTTTCAGTAAATAGCCTCGTCCATGTTGTCGTCACTGTCTCCTCCAAACTCCTCTCCGTTATCAAAGTACGACATGACGTAATCCGTCTCCTGCAGACAGGAAACAGGGAAAAATTTATGCACCACACTTATCACATATTAATAATCTTATTTAAAAACActaatataaataattataacaTAAAGGGTATACATAGAAGTCCTGAGTTAAACTGAATACCTTTTAAGATCCTTTCTTATATCTTaagaaaatgtcatttaaaaaaggccatagtataattaatataatgtaattaaTATTGATCCTAATATTCGTCTTACAAAACTTTTATATTGGTCATTTATTAAGGTGAATGTATGAATTCAGATTGTTAAGGTGGACTCATGAGTTGATTAAGACTGTTAAGGTGGACCTGTGATTGGACTCATATTGTTAAGGTGGACGTCTGAGTTAATTCAGATTGTTAGGGTGGATGTTTGAGTTGATCCAGATTGTTAAGGTGGACCTGTGATTGGACTCATATTGTTAAGGTGGACATCTGAGTTAATTCAGTTTGTTAAGGTGGACTTATGAGTTGATTAAGACTGTTAAGGTGGACCTATGATTGGACTCATATTGTTAAGGTGGACATCTGAGTTGATCCACGATAAAATATCTCACCTCCTCAAACTCTTCCTCATCatactcctcctctccctctgcctcctcttcctcctgtttcttcttcttctcctctccctcctcctcctcttcctcctcctccgagctctgctgctcctccttcTTCTGCAGAGTCtgacacaggaaacagattAAGGTGGAAATGTTTATTTAAGGTGGAAACACTCTTGATCCAAAGTGTTTCTGACTCTCACTAAGAGATTACAGGATCAGTagactgactgattgactgtTTGAAGGACGGAGGTCAGCAGGTGTGTCTGTCTCACCTCCAGTTTGAGCAGcacttcttctttctctttcacttttttcttcttctgaccTGACTGCGGTCGGTCAGAGCGACTGACAGCTGCTGAGACacctgacagacacagagcaggaCATCAATCCACCCATCAATCAGTGATTCAGagcactgtgtgagtgtgtgtgtacataccgTCTTTGGAAGGTTTCTTCACTCTGAGTTCTTTAGGGAATCTTTTCCAGTCTGAaacaaagtttatttatattattataacatatatataaaatacagtcTTTATTATTGATAACAGAGATAAAGATGATTCATATGATTACTGATATCTGACCTGGACTCCAGTCCGTCAGCGCGTCCGTCTGCTCGCTGCTGTGATATTTATCAGAGTACCTCTCCACatctggaaacacacaggaagaaCACTTTCACAGTTAATCTAACAGTCGACTGATTGTTTGTTGATCGATCAGCTGATCCAGGACCTGCtgtgcccgtgtgtgtgtggtgacctctgacctctctgtgCAGCAGCTGGCTGTATGAAGCAGGGCAGACTCTTCATGGCTCCTCTGAACTCCTGTTTGAGAGCTAACAGATACTCCGCCTCCTCTCCAGCTATGAGGGGGAGGGGCTTCTGCTCCATCACCTGCACACGAACACACAGAGTCAACTACACGTCCCAGAGTGCACTGCTGTCAGAAACATCAGAGGTAAGTAAGTAACATTGCTGGCTGTAAGTCGGAGACGCAAGTCCTGTCCAGAgtccagagaagaagagctggtATAGGAGCTGGGATTTACAAGCACGGCGAGAGAGGGgaaacattttcaattttttcagGGGTGATGCAAACACCCAGAAATTGAACCAGACActaatttgacatagtggccaaactgtgtgATGCCACGGGGCCCAAAAAGaccttttcccatagacttacatggCCATAGAGACGTCTGTggatcagtggatacatttttttgagtgtcacaaattttgatccatttggtccgataacattttaaaagtctgtaAGAACTACaggattaaatcattttatctaCACACTTCCTGAACAGGAAGTAGTCTGCTCGGCTGACAGAAGTTAGCTGCTTGGCTGGCAAAGTCTTCAGTGTGCTGGCTCTGTGGGCCCATCCATGTGAAAGATTCGGTTTTTGCCCTGTCAGTGGAATGTTTTTAGCTTCATGCGTCACAAGGCAACTTATACAGGAATGAACAAGCCCCGCCttcaacgctgtatccagttctctctGTACATCCATGGGGTGGTGAAGCTAGAGATAGAACAGTGGTGTGAAGTGAACTCCAGCTGCTGCCAGTGTCAGGGTTGTATAAAGAAAATAACAGGGGTGGCAACTTTTGACGTGTGGCATTCAGTGGCcatgtgttttggcctttagatACACTGAATGATatatagtttgtgtgtgtgtcacagtgtgcGTCTCACAGGAAACAGAGGTGTAGGCTGTTGGATGGATGGAGGTAAACTGTCTCCTCTGTTGATGCCGACTGCTTCCACGCTGAAGGTCATCATCCTCCGACCTCGCCCACCACCTCGACCCGCCATCACCACCTGGACCAGGTCAGAGCAGGTCAGACTGGACTGGTCTGGGCCAGGTCTTCACAGTGGATCGGGTGGAGCAGCAGCTGGTTGGAGGTGAATCTGactaaacaaagacagaaataaataaaacagtgagtggaacattttaacttttcctcctctcatatgaagccagaataaGATGTTactttgtggaggctttattgtcttcacaatttatattattatatctgtgaaataaaagtaataaaagtttaattccactgagggaaatggtttttggcttataaaaataaactggtgTCCATCGCAGTGATgtgtaaacacactgacatttcaGGGGAGAGTCATGTCAGGCTGTCAAATTGTGGTTTGAGTATGGAATTAACGCAGAGGTATAAAGGCGGATtaatacttgtgtgtcagctctatgcagagcgtACACACATGGGCTGCGCATGTGGCCttcgccattgtgagcatttgtacttgtgcagtggtgtgtctgtgtcactctgcagctacaccTCCAGAACACTAGTCAGTGGTGGGGTTTGTGTGAAGAGCTGTGAAGTGTAGCTGTTttaaaactcacattaaacacgaCTTAATAGCAAAAATCTCAATCACAAGTACACATATCGGCTTCaatataactcgcagcattcacatacaaacttctgtcttttgctggacagattttccccacaaataaaTGGACTGGACTTGTGCCTTTcgagtcttccaaccactcaaggcgcttttacactacgtcataatcacacattcacacactggtggctgagacTACCATGcatggtgccacctgccacTCAGTAACCACTCACACAGCCAtaaggagcaatttggggttcagtatcttaaTATCCCTAAGTTTCCATATGTggtctggaggagctggggattgaaccactgatcttctgattggtggacaaccagctctacctctgagccacagctgccccaacAAGATTGATCACACAATTaccacaagcctatggcattttacattgtgttaaTTAGCCTGGCAACTAGCAgggatttcctctgctcatatgaagccaggataaatcactcacaagacttaaaatgttatttagtggaggcttcattgtcttcacaatttattgtttcttatctgtgaaataaaagaaaataaaagcttctttTCCTCTGAGAAAGATGGATTTCAGCTTACAAAATCAGACAGGAGGTACAGTGTTGATTGGAGGCAGaggtataaatcctgctttagcaTTGTACTGGCGTGGATGGGGTCAACAGCAAAACGTGTTTTTGCCACTTTGAAAGCCTGCCATCGCCAGTTTAAGTGGACgctttattgagaacatttcagtgctttattttgccatcagacagccctttgcTTTGGCACTACATCTTCTAAACCTTAAAACTCAGGTATTCCTACGCATGCCGCGCGGGTCACCTGTTGGGGTCAGGCTTTTAACAGTTTGAGGGATagacgacaaaaacaagacaataaaaaacaaaatgattatgAGAACGACATGCAgctcactgtggagacagaaggAAACAAACAAGGGACGTTTGCGGAGGGAGACGGACCAGGAGAGACGAGGAGGAGAAACTAATGTGCGGACTGGAGGTGAACAAGGAGCAGAACCATAACTGTGACCCCAGAGAGCTCCTGCTGCCATGAGATGGACTCGGTTACAACACAGCTTCAGGATCTTTCTGAATCAGAGGCTTCAAACTCCACTGGTTGTTTGGTAAGTCGTTTAATTTAACTGTACATATTTAGCGCCATTTTACCTGTTGGTTGGAAACAGCAGTGCTCCTCAGCAACAGCCTCTCTCGGTGCTGTTACATAAACCGAGCTGACCCCTTCCTGCTGTGTTGTAATATGATTAAATATCAAACATTAAATATTTGACCTCCTTCAGTGGTGACCGTGTTCACCCTGAGCTGTGTGTGGCTTCAGTCTGCATCACTACAGTTGGATAACTGATGGAGCTAAATAAATTAGCCGGTTAAGCTAGCTGCGTTAGCATCGTGCTGCCGGCAGAAACAAACCTCTAGTCTGACTCTTTATTTTTCCGATGTTAAACCTTCTTCTTCATCAAACGGTTAAAGTCAGTCTACAACATCTTTGTTTACATCCAACACCGCgccatcttcttcctcttcttcttcttctgctgctgctgctccagttcttcttctgtggtgtttaGCTGTGGCTCTTTACCGCCACCCTCTGTCTGGAGTTTGTATGTGGCCAAAATAACAAGAACAGTCTCCAGAGATCAGTTTCATCATGTTCATCCTTCAtggtttaaattaatttacttAGTACTAACTCTAAGTACTCGTAGGCAGCGGTGCATGAAGTACCTGAAGCTATACTCGAGTAAAAGTACTGATATTTTACCAGAAAATAACTTTGGCAGAAGTTAAAGACACCTATTAGAATATTACTGAGTAAAAGTCTGATATTTACTGTGATTCAATCAAGATTAATTTTATAAAAgtgaatttaattatttaaagtaaaagtacaagtaaatgccgttaataaaaaaaaatgaagcaatCAGAATTTTGAGGTTTTATTTCTTCTTAATGTGTAAGCCACCTTTAAAATGCAGCGTACATTACActtgaagttaaaaaaaaaaaggttacttTTCACAACTTAAAGGATCTTAAGTACCAAATCCAGTTTTCCTTCCCTGCAGGCAGTGAGGGTGCAGCAGTGGGAAAACTTCCAGAGCGTCTCATCACAGCATCTTTCAGGACCTTATGACAGGAAGAAGATGTCTTTGGACGGGATGGGGGCCTTTGATTTGTCTTTAcagtaaaatataataaaataaaatacaaaatgagaaaatgtaATGTGGCATAAAATATTGTAGCATAATATAAAAtagtaaaatataataaataatataatacataataaaatataatataatatgaaataaaataatataataaagtataatattatataatatctaataaaatataatatataatataataatttaatatcATGTGATAAAATAAACTATAATTTCAGTATAgtatataattataatattggTATAGTATAGACAAATATAATATTGTGAAAtatactaaaataaaatacaaaataatataatttaatgtggTGCAAAAATATTGTAGTTTATTATaatgtgatttaatttaatttaatatgatttaatataatataatagaaaataatataatgtaatataatacataaatatataatataattaatatgtggtaaaatataatataattttagtACAGTTtagtatattattatattattggtATAGTATAGACTTATATAATAtagtaaaatataataaaataaaatcctccTTCATCATTTCTCTCCTCCATGTTTCCATCatctcttcttcatcctctctgTTCATTATAATCCAGCAGCTCCTCAGCtgtgaccccccccccctcacctGACCTCAGGGTCAGTGCTCCCCCTGCCCTCTCTCTGGCCCCTCCCCCTCCTGTCAGAGGCTCCGCCCTCTGCTGTCCGCCGCTGTGAGGTCAGTTTGAATCAGATCTTCAGGACTGCAGCAGCTTCACATCATCAGTCCTCCAGGATTTAATATTCTACATTTATATAAAGAGGATtcaaaacaagaagaagaagaaaaagtttttatttttctgtttttgtgtcggagctgctgatgtttgtgtttctgatgATTTGGATTTAAACTGAACAAacatgaagatgatgatgatgatgctgctgatgctgctgggaCTCTGCTGCTCAGGTCTGATATATTTACCTTTATTCAACATATCCATTAAAGTacatatatagcctatatatgtACATTTATTCAGTTACAGGAAAGAAGCAGGTAGATTGTTAAACGTGAGTTTACAGAATATTTCAGATCTCTGCAGCTTTGAATGAAGCATCAGCTCTGAGTGTAAagttacacatttttataataTCATACATACGATATATTATACAAACAATATTTATGTATgataaaagattaaaatgtaaaggttttaaaataatttctaaGCATGCAGATTATTAACAAAAA is part of the Epinephelus fuscoguttatus linkage group LG8, E.fuscoguttatus.final_Chr_v1 genome and harbors:
- the polr3glb gene encoding RNA polymerase III subunit GL b — protein: MAGRGGGRGRRMMTFSVEAVGINRGDSLPPSIQQPTPLFPVMEQKPLPLIAGEEAEYLLALKQEFRGAMKSLPCFIQPAAAQRDVERYSDKYHSSEQTDALTDWSPDWKRFPKELRVKKPSKDGVSAAVSRSDRPQSGQKKKKVKEKEEVLLKLETLQKKEEQQSSEEEEEEEEGEEKKKKQEEEEAEGEEEYDEEEFEEETDYVMSYFDNGEEFGGDSDDNMDEAIY